The proteins below are encoded in one region of Maribacter aestuarii:
- the rnpA gene encoding ribonuclease P protein component, with product MQYSFSKKEKLKSKKRIAQLFEEGKALTVYPLKLIYSEANEQPSKIQAGVSVPKKNFKSAVTRNRIKRLLRESYRLNKAIVFNNTQGEFAFLFLYLGKETPTFEEVQGKMKALLKKFNDRVHEKTS from the coding sequence ATGCAATACTCTTTCTCGAAAAAAGAAAAGCTAAAAAGTAAAAAGCGAATAGCTCAATTATTTGAGGAGGGTAAGGCATTGACGGTTTATCCCTTAAAACTAATTTATTCAGAAGCGAATGAACAGCCTTCTAAGATACAGGCTGGAGTATCCGTTCCTAAGAAGAACTTTAAAAGTGCCGTTACCCGCAACAGGATAAAACGTCTTTTGCGAGAATCTTATCGGTTGAACAAAGCCATAGTTTTTAACAATACTCAGGGCGAGTTTGCGTTTCTATTTTTATACCTTGGTAAGGAAACACCCACTTTTGAAGAAGTTCAGGGTAAAATGAAAGCTCTTTTAAAAAAATTTAATGACCGTGTTCATGAAAAAACTAGTTAG
- a CDS encoding S41 family peptidase, with protein MKKLVSKKVLVPIIALVFLVVGSGFKSDFFEIAKQIEIFTTLFKELNMNYVDETNPAELMDTAIKNMLEDLDPYTKFLNEQDVEAYRINNAGEYSGIGALVRSYKDKLLIVEPHEGYPADKAGLKAGDEIIQIGDIKVADFDDNASELLKGANGTSVAITYKRQGKLNTTTITREGIEVDAVPFYEMIDDKTGYIVLSKFNAKASNQTKSALSDLKGKGAEKIILDLRDNPGGLLSEAINVTNLFVPKGELIVTTKSKVKKFNREYRTNNQAIDTDIPLVVLVNGSSASASEIVSGSLQDLDRAVIMGARSFGKGLVQRPLKLTYGTQLKVTISRYYTSSGRCIQALDYWNRDDSGNAVRNTEFNDYTTRNGRKVQDGGGVLPDVEIAAVKTNDLTMALLQNNVIFDYATDYHYSNQLSDVSNFKFENADFNKFKNYVRESNFSFETKAEKAIKMALSGEENDFLGTEVKDSYKTLLANIEKGKINALDRYQNEIQKNLEDEIVKRYFYRNGLYKYYLTNDDAILAATELLGNPSKYNAILK; from the coding sequence ATGAAAAAACTAGTTAGCAAAAAAGTTCTTGTCCCCATTATAGCGCTTGTTTTCCTTGTTGTTGGAAGTGGTTTTAAAAGCGACTTTTTTGAAATTGCAAAGCAAATTGAAATTTTTACCACACTGTTCAAAGAACTGAACATGAACTATGTGGACGAGACCAATCCTGCAGAATTAATGGACACCGCCATTAAGAATATGTTGGAAGATTTAGATCCCTATACCAAATTTCTCAACGAACAGGATGTTGAGGCCTATCGTATAAATAATGCCGGCGAATACTCGGGAATCGGAGCTTTAGTACGTTCCTATAAAGATAAGCTGTTAATCGTTGAGCCTCATGAAGGATATCCAGCGGATAAGGCAGGCTTAAAAGCAGGTGACGAAATCATTCAAATTGGGGATATAAAAGTAGCGGACTTTGACGATAACGCGAGTGAGCTCTTGAAAGGAGCCAACGGAACATCAGTAGCCATTACCTATAAAAGACAAGGTAAACTTAACACAACGACTATCACAAGGGAGGGTATTGAAGTGGATGCCGTTCCGTTTTACGAAATGATCGATGATAAAACGGGCTACATCGTGCTGTCCAAGTTTAATGCGAAGGCGTCCAATCAGACGAAATCCGCTTTGTCGGATTTAAAAGGAAAGGGTGCGGAAAAAATTATCTTGGACCTTAGGGACAATCCGGGAGGATTATTATCAGAAGCCATAAATGTCACCAACCTATTCGTGCCCAAAGGCGAATTGATCGTTACCACAAAATCCAAAGTAAAAAAATTCAATCGGGAATATAGGACCAACAATCAAGCCATAGATACTGATATTCCGCTTGTAGTACTGGTAAACGGTAGCAGTGCCTCGGCGAGCGAAATCGTTTCCGGAAGTTTACAAGATTTGGACCGAGCGGTCATTATGGGCGCCAGAAGTTTTGGCAAGGGATTGGTACAACGCCCTTTGAAGCTAACGTACGGTACACAGTTAAAAGTTACCATTTCCAGATACTATACTTCCTCTGGAAGGTGTATCCAGGCCTTGGACTATTGGAACAGGGACGATAGTGGAAACGCCGTTCGAAATACCGAATTTAACGATTACACTACGAGAAATGGACGAAAGGTGCAAGACGGTGGTGGAGTTTTACCCGATGTAGAAATTGCCGCGGTTAAAACCAACGATCTTACCATGGCGCTGCTTCAGAACAATGTAATTTTTGACTATGCAACGGACTATCATTACAGCAACCAATTGTCCGATGTTTCAAATTTTAAATTTGAAAATGCTGATTTCAATAAATTCAAAAACTACGTAAGGGAAAGTAATTTTTCTTTTGAGACGAAGGCGGAAAAAGCTATAAAAATGGCACTTTCTGGAGAGGAAAACGACTTTTTAGGAACGGAAGTAAAGGATAGCTATAAAACACTCCTAGCAAATATTGAGAAAGGTAAGATCAATGCCTTGGATAGGTATCAGAATGAAATCCAAAAGAATTTGGAGGACGAAATCGTAAAACGTTATTTCTATCGTAATGGTTTGTACAAGTATTATCTCACCAATGATGATGCTATTCTGGCCGCCACGGAACTTTTAGGCAATCCATCCAAATACAACGCAATTTTAAAGTAA
- a CDS encoding DinB family protein encodes MYLQVWQEAADHCMEVAKAMPQELYSYRPTEISKSFAEQMVHIGYTAELLTQRYVEGIEVKPNTPDASKMTKAEVLKVLERGFDYVTNVIHSIDQEKLDEACTMYHSGNTVSRAFAFFYVQDHMTNHRAKANLYLRMNGIDPPEYTW; translated from the coding sequence ATGTATCTGCAAGTTTGGCAAGAGGCGGCCGACCATTGTATGGAGGTAGCAAAGGCCATGCCCCAAGAATTATATTCGTATAGGCCAACCGAAATAAGCAAGTCTTTTGCTGAGCAAATGGTACATATTGGATATACCGCAGAATTATTGACACAACGTTATGTGGAAGGGATAGAAGTAAAACCGAACACGCCAGATGCCTCAAAAATGACCAAAGCGGAAGTACTGAAGGTGTTGGAAAGGGGTTTTGACTATGTAACGAATGTCATCCATTCTATTGACCAAGAGAAACTGGATGAAGCGTGTACCATGTACCATAGCGGAAATACGGTGAGCAGAGCTTTCGCTTTCTTTTATGTTCAGGACCATATGACCAATCATAGGGCAAAGGCCAATCTTTATCTTAGGATGAACGGAATTGACCCACCGGAATACACCTGGTAA
- a CDS encoding acyltransferase family protein codes for MSQLAENVSKRLFSLDVFRGLTMFLLVAEAAGFHHNFSELAEGTVFSGLAHQLHHHPWNGLRFWDLIQPFFMFIVGVAMPFSLRKRLATGSRKDVTRHILRRCFLLFAFGVLLHCVYSHALVWELWNVLVQLAFTILIAYALMSLPAKTQVAVSIGLLVLTELMYRMYNPSAPYAQGHESFGSFIDSLVMGQVNDGYWVFVNFIPTAAHTIWGVICGQLLLSKKNAANKIRPFLIWGGIALVLGFIMDFAGITPIIKRIATSSFTLASGGIAILTLALFYWGIDVKGKKKKWMQIFSVVGTNSIFIYLFSETVGIQWFRGFGRIWTEGILAPLGVPADWIMVVNSLVVLAMFWYITYFLDKHKIYFKV; via the coding sequence ATGTCACAATTAGCCGAGAATGTATCCAAACGACTCTTTTCTCTAGATGTATTTCGTGGATTAACGATGTTTTTGCTAGTGGCGGAAGCGGCAGGATTTCACCATAATTTTTCTGAACTGGCTGAGGGAACCGTATTCTCTGGTTTGGCACATCAATTACACCATCATCCTTGGAATGGCTTACGTTTTTGGGATTTGATTCAGCCGTTCTTTATGTTCATCGTGGGCGTAGCTATGCCCTTTTCACTAAGGAAGAGGTTAGCAACTGGGAGCCGAAAAGATGTGACCAGGCATATCCTAAGACGTTGTTTTTTGCTTTTCGCTTTTGGCGTTCTATTACATTGCGTATACAGCCATGCTTTGGTTTGGGAACTTTGGAACGTGCTCGTACAATTGGCTTTTACCATTCTCATTGCTTATGCCTTGATGAGTCTTCCCGCCAAAACACAGGTTGCGGTTTCCATAGGGTTATTAGTGCTTACGGAATTGATGTACAGAATGTACAATCCTTCAGCCCCTTATGCACAGGGACATGAAAGCTTTGGTTCTTTTATAGATTCTTTGGTTATGGGGCAGGTCAATGACGGTTATTGGGTGTTTGTTAATTTTATTCCCACAGCAGCACATACGATTTGGGGAGTAATTTGTGGACAGTTATTACTATCCAAAAAAAATGCCGCCAATAAAATAAGACCCTTTTTAATCTGGGGTGGAATTGCCCTGGTACTGGGCTTCATTATGGATTTCGCTGGAATTACACCTATAATCAAACGAATAGCAACTTCCTCGTTTACATTGGCCTCCGGAGGAATAGCCATCTTGACCTTAGCTCTTTTTTATTGGGGGATTGATGTAAAAGGAAAAAAGAAAAAGTGGATGCAAATTTTTTCTGTTGTCGGAACAAATTCCATATTTATTTATCTTTTTTCCGAAACGGTTGGTATACAGTGGTTCAGGGGTTTTGGGCGAATATGGACAGAAGGTATTTTAGCACCTCTTGGTGTTCCAGCTGATTGGATAATGGTTGTAAATTCATTGGTCGTATTGGCCATGTTCTGGTACATCACCTATTTCTTAGATAAGCATAAAATATATTTTAAAGTCTAA
- a CDS encoding S10 family peptidase, translating into MKNCFLFLYVLFLSNTVFPQTSEKQDSIKQIPPAKSFITTHEGVFNGKTLAYTATAKETYLTNDKGDSVASFWSVAYTLNNTKEVSKRPVTFVFNGGPGSASVWLHMGLFGPKLVMVDSEANKDDGAAPYLLKNNEYGLLDLTDFVFIDPVGTGYSRVIGKGKEKDYWGLKEDAKSVTAFIRKWITDNKRWMSPKYLAGESFGTTRAAAVAKELEGGGQNMALNGLILISQALDYAGSTSDHYNITSYITYLPGMAATAWYHKKAGAGKSLEDFVQEAREFTYNTYTPALYKGDLLSKAERDNIADKLAYFTGLDKAYILKSNLRVLVPRFQKRLLYDEGLTIGRLDGRFMGDESDNVADRPTLGDPASYRIGAAYTAALNHYYASMLNVEMDRPYLTSNSKIGQKWRWRTIPDGSYWEPTPVNTAPDLGEAMRRNTDLKVLVASGYYDLITPFFDAEYTFSRNGIVNDRVDVTYYEGGHMMYTHQPDLEKLSKDIRTFLTQN; encoded by the coding sequence ATGAAGAATTGTTTTCTGTTTTTATATGTTTTGTTCTTGTCAAATACTGTTTTCCCTCAAACATCGGAGAAACAGGATTCCATAAAACAAATTCCACCTGCAAAATCTTTCATTACAACACACGAGGGAGTGTTTAATGGCAAAACCCTTGCCTATACGGCTACTGCCAAGGAGACCTATTTGACCAACGATAAAGGAGATTCGGTCGCCTCTTTTTGGTCGGTCGCTTATACGCTGAACAACACGAAAGAAGTTTCTAAAAGGCCAGTAACTTTTGTGTTTAACGGTGGTCCAGGTTCCGCATCTGTATGGTTACACATGGGCCTTTTTGGACCAAAATTGGTAATGGTAGATTCAGAAGCAAACAAAGATGATGGTGCGGCGCCCTATTTACTAAAAAATAACGAGTATGGACTTTTGGACTTGACCGATTTCGTGTTTATTGACCCCGTTGGAACTGGATACAGCAGGGTAATAGGAAAAGGTAAAGAAAAAGATTATTGGGGTTTAAAGGAAGATGCTAAATCTGTCACCGCTTTCATTCGAAAATGGATAACTGATAACAAACGATGGATGTCCCCAAAATATCTTGCAGGCGAAAGTTTTGGAACGACAAGAGCGGCAGCGGTTGCCAAGGAACTGGAAGGCGGGGGACAAAACATGGCCCTTAATGGTTTGATCCTTATATCCCAAGCTTTGGACTATGCCGGTTCTACTTCAGACCATTACAACATTACGTCCTATATAACCTATCTGCCTGGTATGGCCGCAACCGCATGGTATCACAAGAAAGCCGGAGCAGGTAAAAGTCTGGAAGATTTTGTACAAGAAGCCAGGGAGTTTACATATAATACCTATACCCCAGCGCTATACAAGGGAGACCTACTATCAAAGGCTGAGCGTGACAATATTGCCGATAAACTAGCCTACTTCACGGGACTGGACAAAGCGTATATTTTAAAGTCGAATCTAAGGGTCCTCGTTCCCAGGTTTCAAAAACGTTTGTTATACGACGAAGGACTTACCATTGGAAGGTTGGATGGTCGCTTTATGGGAGATGAATCGGATAATGTTGCCGATAGGCCCACTTTAGGAGATCCGGCCAGTTATAGGATTGGAGCTGCCTATACCGCGGCGTTGAACCACTATTACGCATCGATGCTAAACGTAGAAATGGACCGGCCATATCTTACTTCCAACAGTAAAATTGGCCAAAAGTGGCGTTGGAGAACAATTCCGGATGGAAGTTATTGGGAACCTACACCAGTTAACACTGCACCCGATTTAGGAGAGGCTATGCGAAGAAATACTGATTTAAAAGTGTTGGTGGCTAGTGGGTACTACGATTTGATTACGCCATTTTTCGATGCCGAATATACCTTTTCCAGAAATGGAATTGTCAATGATCGTGTAGACGTGACTTATTACGAAGGAGGTCACATGATGTACACCCATCAACCAGATTTAGAAAAACTGTCCA